One window of the Candidatus Zixiibacteriota bacterium genome contains the following:
- a CDS encoding putative ABC-type uncharacterized transport system involved in gliding motility auxiliary component-like protein (Evidence 3 : Putative function from multiple computational evidences), which translates to MKLFASKVIKTKSSAGVLILIIAAILLVINLISINLFSRVDLTDNKIYSLSQTSKDLVGGLTDRLNIKVFFTDDLPAPHNNDARYLKDLLDDYKAYSHGYLHYEFIDPVKADREKEVQGYRIPPLQFNVFRNDKTEFIKGYKGLVLLYGDKQEVLPFIENTDNLEYDLSSAIKRLISKEMPSIAFTSGHEEPSLSKGLQWAYQMLQKEYKVQFLDLKNQKSIPQDINVLFIISPKQPFSEYEKYLVDQYLMRGGRVVFLVDRFNIDLNQAIATPINTGLDSLMINYGFGIKDSLAIDAQCNMIPVIRQMGQYQMQSIVKYPFFIAISDFNPKITIVKDFKSLGMAFISPIDISMPVPSDERREILFSSSEHSGLVGYPADITPERKFQAEDFNRSTLPLGVVISGTLHSFFENRSIPPYQGTDTINTSRPPEPVYSTSDGRIIAIGNGTFIDDDNRSNQTGFALLLNMADWMTQDKGLIAIRSKQVGSRILEETSDSTKTIVKYINMFAMPFAVILFGLIRWQFKRARRRKVL; encoded by the coding sequence ATGAAACTATTCGCCTCAAAAGTCATAAAAACCAAATCCAGCGCCGGCGTCCTGATACTTATAATTGCGGCTATCTTGCTTGTGATTAATCTGATTTCGATTAACCTCTTCTCGCGGGTTGACCTGACAGATAACAAAATCTATTCACTTTCCCAGACTTCCAAAGATCTTGTGGGCGGCTTGACCGATCGCTTGAACATCAAAGTATTTTTTACCGATGACTTGCCGGCCCCCCACAATAATGATGCCCGCTATTTGAAAGACCTGCTCGATGACTACAAGGCCTATTCGCACGGCTACCTCCACTACGAGTTTATTGATCCGGTCAAGGCCGATCGCGAAAAGGAAGTGCAGGGATACCGGATACCGCCCCTGCAGTTCAATGTCTTTCGCAACGACAAAACCGAATTTATTAAAGGATACAAGGGGCTTGTTCTTCTTTACGGGGATAAACAGGAAGTTCTTCCCTTTATTGAAAATACCGATAATCTAGAATATGATCTTTCCAGCGCCATCAAAAGACTCATCTCGAAGGAAATGCCGTCTATCGCTTTCACTTCCGGTCACGAGGAACCGAGTCTTTCCAAGGGCCTGCAGTGGGCGTACCAGATGCTCCAAAAGGAATATAAGGTCCAATTCCTGGATTTGAAAAATCAGAAATCGATTCCCCAGGATATAAATGTCCTTTTCATAATTTCGCCCAAACAACCCTTCTCGGAATATGAAAAATACCTTGTCGACCAGTACCTCATGCGCGGCGGCCGTGTTGTTTTTCTGGTTGACAGATTTAATATCGATCTCAATCAGGCCATTGCCACTCCCATCAATACCGGTCTGGATTCTCTCATGATCAATTATGGCTTCGGTATCAAAGACAGTCTTGCCATTGATGCTCAATGCAATATGATTCCGGTCATCCGACAGATGGGCCAGTACCAGATGCAGAGCATCGTGAAATATCCCTTCTTCATCGCTATTTCGGATTTCAATCCTAAAATCACGATTGTTAAGGATTTCAAATCGCTGGGGATGGCCTTCATCAGTCCCATAGATATTTCCATGCCGGTTCCGTCTGATGAAAGACGCGAGATTCTTTTTTCCTCCTCGGAACACTCCGGTCTTGTCGGTTACCCGGCGGATATCACCCCGGAAAGAAAATTTCAGGCCGAGGACTTTAATCGCTCAACTCTGCCGCTCGGAGTCGTCATCAGCGGCACCCTGCATAGCTTTTTTGAAAATCGTTCCATCCCCCCTTATCAGGGGACCGATACCATAAATACCTCCCGTCCGCCCGAACCGGTATATTCTACCTCCGACGGACGCATAATCGCCATTGGCAACGGTACTTTCATCGATGACGATAATCGGAGCAATCAGACCGGCTTCGCCCTCCTTCTTAATATGGCCGACTGGATGACGCAGGATAAGGGACTGATTGCCATCCGCTCCAAACAGGTCGGGTCGCGAATACTTGAAGAAACCTCAGATAGTACCAAGACAATCGTCAAATACATCAATATGTTTGCCATGCCTTTTGCCGTCATTTTATTCGGTCTGATCAGGTGGCAATTCAAGCGGGCACGGAGGCGGAAGGTTCTCTAA
- a CDS encoding hypothetical protein (Evidence 5 : Unknown function) produces the protein MKRIIIPAIFLLVIIAVWLTHSRMESKSIAPKESANFLKIDPAQINHIVINSVDDTLDFRLIDGKWILEGNPPRLTDSNAVETMIAAAGEMKVGNIISENPERQKDFLVDSATGNLIQFYNNDQLLASIFIGKMSPDFAHTYVRKPDSKEVYLADGLITYIFNRKHNQWLNRTIVALNPDSVEAVEFDYGDRAYHIDKSSSQWYAAKKPYRDSLQADSLKVKNFLMQICHLKATDFISIADSGLVHFDPPDLTIHINMNNGQSQTIEFAPIGDKSPRAYCRIPGFADTYVIPPALYDNFRREFSSFLP, from the coding sequence ATGAAAAGAATAATCATTCCCGCCATCTTTCTTCTGGTCATTATCGCGGTCTGGCTCACCCATAGCCGCATGGAATCAAAAAGTATTGCGCCCAAAGAATCTGCAAATTTTCTGAAAATCGACCCCGCTCAAATCAATCATATTGTGATTAATTCTGTTGATGATACTCTGGATTTTCGGCTGATCGACGGCAAATGGATCCTTGAAGGCAACCCGCCCCGTTTGACCGACAGCAATGCCGTCGAAACCATGATCGCCGCCGCCGGGGAAATGAAAGTCGGCAATATTATTTCGGAAAACCCCGAGCGCCAAAAAGATTTTCTGGTCGACAGCGCTACGGGTAATTTAATACAATTCTATAATAATGATCAACTTCTGGCATCTATCTTCATCGGCAAGATGTCACCTGATTTCGCCCATACGTACGTCCGCAAGCCGGATTCAAAAGAAGTCTATCTCGCCGACGGATTAATTACCTATATTTTCAATCGTAAACATAACCAATGGTTGAACCGCACCATTGTCGCGCTTAACCCGGACAGCGTCGAAGCGGTTGAATTTGATTATGGCGACAGGGCCTACCATATCGATAAATCTTCATCCCAGTGGTATGCTGCCAAAAAGCCGTACCGCGATTCACTTCAAGCCGATTCCCTGAAAGTAAAAAACTTCCTGATGCAAATATGCCATTTGAAAGCAACCGATTTCATCAGTATAGCCGACTCCGGTCTGGTCCATTTTGATCCCCCCGATTTGACCATTCATATAAATATGAATAACGGACAGTCCCAAACCATTGAATTCGCGCCGATCGGCGATAAATCTCCTCGGGCTTATTGTCGTATCCCCGGATTTGCCGACACTTATGTGATTCCGCCGGCGCTCTACGATAATTTCCGCAGAGAATTTTCATCATTTTTGCCGTAA
- a CDS encoding hypothetical protein (Evidence 5 : Unknown function) — translation MATFIMAMTINPNAKKMHADLSQQVNNSFEVFALNNIKLSSLYATLGRYDYLAIFETADQAVAFRTASMINSKGILETETWPVIPYDEFSKLIL, via the coding sequence GTGGCGACTTTTATCATGGCTATGACTATCAATCCCAATGCCAAAAAAATGCACGCGGATTTATCCCAACAGGTTAACAACTCTTTTGAAGTCTTCGCCCTCAATAACATAAAATTATCCAGTCTCTATGCCACCTTGGGCCGCTATGACTATCTGGCGATATTCGAGACCGCCGATCAGGCCGTTGCTTTTCGGACGGCGTCGATGATCAACAGCAAAGGAATTCTGGAGACCGAAACCTGGCCGGTGATACCATACGATGAATTCTCAAAATTGATTCTTTGA
- a CDS encoding hypothetical protein (Evidence 5 : Unknown function) translates to MKLKEKYILANCCQPAEDDLITGYYSHDNFIKVHRSDCPNLAKAETSRLVSLDWPDIIQNDEFIPGDDYSSLDEIDFDILAHHYRMGIDYSLAVAALLNLDDKTVFERHRKLRQMSLLERVEPVMVQYRKNIVKNKWIKHRNHTYYDLTDKGRDYLKYHDHNS, encoded by the coding sequence GTGAAATTGAAAGAGAAATATATTCTGGCCAATTGCTGTCAACCGGCCGAAGATGACTTGATCACCGGTTACTACAGCCACGACAATTTTATCAAAGTTCACAGATCCGACTGCCCCAATCTGGCGAAAGCAGAGACCTCAAGACTGGTGTCGCTCGACTGGCCGGATATTATTCAAAATGATGAATTTATCCCCGGTGACGACTACTCATCTCTCGACGAGATTGACTTTGACATTCTGGCGCATCATTATAGAATGGGGATCGATTACTCTCTGGCGGTGGCGGCGCTCCTAAATCTCGACGATAAAACGGTCTTTGAGCGTCATCGCAAATTGCGCCAAATGTCGCTTCTGGAACGGGTGGAGCCAGTCATGGTGCAGTACCGCAAGAATATTGTCAAGAACAAGTGGATCAAGCACCGCAATCATACTTATTATGATCTAACCGATAAGGGCCGCGATTATCTGAAATATCACGACCATAACTCGTAG
- the kbl gene encoding glycine C-acetyltransferase (Evidence 2a : Function from experimental evidences in other organisms; PubMedId : 11318637, 3117785, 3287333; Product type e : enzyme), translating into MYARVKFDLSQEVSKIREAGLYKDERIILTDQKPDIRVTYPVNSEPREVINFCANNYLGLANHPDLIRAAHEALDKYGFGLSSVRFICGTQDLHKTLEKKITDFYRTEDTILYSSCFDANGGLFESLLGPEDAIITDSLNHASIIDGIRLCKAKRYIYDHGDMQSLERTLKRVREGTDVWEGTGLDKEPTPVRNIIIVTDGVFSMDGDIAKLVEIVDLSNYYCAMVMVDDSHATGILGKTGRGAVEHCGVLGRVEIITSTLGKALGGASGGFTTGRKEVIELLRQKSRPYIFSNTLPPALVAAGIAAFDLLDKTSDLRERLMENTRYFREEITKRGFDIIEGTHPIVPILFRKFNNDVELAQKIPRELYEEGIYVVGFFYPVVPRGNSRIRVQISAAHTREHLDRALDAFTKIGKKYGVI; encoded by the coding sequence ATGTATGCCAGAGTCAAATTCGATCTGAGCCAGGAAGTCTCCAAAATCAGGGAAGCCGGGCTCTACAAAGACGAGCGGATTATCCTGACCGACCAGAAACCGGATATCCGGGTCACCTATCCGGTCAATTCCGAGCCGCGCGAAGTGATAAATTTTTGCGCCAACAATTATCTGGGACTCGCCAACCATCCCGATCTAATCCGGGCCGCCCACGAAGCGCTCGATAAATACGGATTCGGGCTATCGTCGGTCCGCTTTATCTGCGGCACGCAGGACCTCCACAAAACGCTGGAAAAAAAGATTACCGATTTTTATCGTACCGAAGACACCATTCTTTATTCCTCCTGTTTCGACGCCAACGGCGGACTGTTCGAATCGCTTCTCGGGCCGGAGGATGCTATTATCACCGATTCGCTTAATCACGCCAGTATCATCGACGGGATCCGTCTCTGCAAGGCCAAACGGTATATCTATGATCACGGCGATATGCAATCGCTGGAGCGGACCCTCAAACGGGTGCGCGAAGGGACCGATGTCTGGGAAGGAACCGGCCTCGATAAAGAACCGACTCCGGTCAGAAATATTATCATTGTCACCGACGGGGTTTTCTCGATGGACGGCGATATCGCCAAACTGGTCGAAATTGTCGACCTGTCGAATTATTATTGCGCGATGGTGATGGTCGATGATTCCCACGCCACCGGTATTCTGGGAAAGACCGGACGGGGCGCGGTGGAGCATTGCGGGGTTCTGGGTCGGGTGGAGATTATTACATCGACCCTGGGTAAAGCGCTGGGAGGAGCCTCGGGCGGATTCACCACCGGCCGTAAAGAAGTGATCGAGTTATTAAGACAGAAATCCCGTCCCTACATATTTTCCAACACCCTGCCGCCGGCGCTGGTGGCGGCCGGAATCGCCGCTTTCGACCTTCTCGACAAAACCAGCGATTTACGGGAACGGTTAATGGAAAACACGCGGTATTTCAGGGAAGAAATAACTAAACGGGGATTCGATATAATCGAAGGCACTCATCCAATCGTGCCGATTTTGTTCCGCAAATTCAACAACGACGTCGAACTGGCGCAGAAAATCCCGAGGGAGTTGTATGAAGAAGGGATTTATGTGGTCGGATTTTTCTATCCGGTGGTGCCGCGCGGCAATTCCCGTATTCGGGTGCAGATATCGGCGGCCCACACGCGGGAGCATCTCGACCGGGCGCTGGACGCGTTCACTAAGATAGGGAAGAAGTACGGGGTGATTTAG
- a CDS encoding hypothetical protein (Evidence 5 : Unknown function) has translation MKGNDILIRITIIISLLLIFVGCNKHSRPTPPDDGELCYVQIDDNPAWSPDGQYIAYYHYGVTAISDDSCEPLAMDYTKAGIWIMNADGSDPHLLVQGANFPAWSADSKWLVFMRGYIWKMKINGDSATQLTFRRAFWQPNISPNQDRVAVYNTLDDSAGIWITDFEGKDNLSYWGGGAGPQWHPSGESLFYSIARSGYWIESFDRSGKRKIMDPMGNMVVEKIDFNLSSGMIVTAADGNISTFDINGGNLRRILTGGASGPVWSPDGQYIAYTGLSGGKFISIWAMKSDGSERKQLTTFIP, from the coding sequence TTGAAAGGAAATGACATTCTGATAAGAATAACAATTATAATCTCTCTATTATTGATTTTTGTCGGCTGTAACAAGCATTCCCGGCCCACACCGCCTGACGACGGTGAGTTGTGCTATGTTCAGATTGATGATAATCCGGCCTGGAGCCCCGACGGGCAGTATATCGCCTATTATCATTACGGTGTCACGGCGATAAGCGATGACAGTTGTGAGCCGCTGGCCATGGACTATACCAAAGCGGGGATATGGATAATGAATGCCGACGGCTCCGATCCCCATCTTCTCGTCCAGGGGGCAAATTTCCCGGCATGGAGTGCCGACTCCAAGTGGCTGGTTTTCATGCGTGGATATATATGGAAAATGAAGATTAACGGCGACAGCGCCACGCAGTTGACATTCCGACGCGCCTTCTGGCAACCGAATATTTCACCGAATCAGGATCGGGTCGCAGTCTATAACACTCTGGACGATTCTGCCGGCATATGGATAACCGATTTCGAGGGCAAAGATAACCTCTCATATTGGGGTGGAGGCGCTGGCCCCCAGTGGCACCCATCTGGGGAGAGCTTGTTTTACAGTATTGCCCGATCGGGTTATTGGATTGAAAGTTTTGATCGCTCCGGGAAAAGGAAAATCATGGATCCTATGGGTAATATGGTTGTCGAAAAAATAGATTTTAATTTGTCTTCCGGGATGATTGTAACGGCCGCCGACGGCAATATATCTACTTTCGACATAAATGGAGGGAATCTCAGGAGAATATTAACGGGGGGAGCCTCGGGACCGGTCTGGTCGCCCGATGGTCAATATATTGCTTATACCGGATTATCTGGTGGAAAATTTATTTCAATATGGGCAATGAAATCTGATGGATCGGAAAGGAAGCAATTAACAACTTTCATACCATAA
- a CDS encoding hypothetical protein (Evidence 5 : Unknown function), which yields MADSTIDNIVASIILFVLGIGTGIYVQIYAMMQSNNGVLFLLKVLKNNIY from the coding sequence TTGGCTGATTCAACAATTGACAATATTGTTGCGTCAATTATATTGTTTGTACTTGGAATCGGGACAGGAATTTATGTGCAAATATATGCAATGATGCAAAGTAACAATGGCGTTTTGTTTTTGCTCAAAGTTTTGAAAAATAATATTTATTGA
- a CDS encoding conserved hypothetical protein (Evidence 4 : Unknown function but conserved in other organisms): protein MGADKINLSRRNFFTAALGAAGLAATGRAKDYISKEYDKPDSAEKPVIYRTLGRTGLKIPIISMGVMNAAVPEVMAAAYEEGVRLFDTAESYQMGRNQEMVRRVVKTLGIRDKVIIGTKIELPRDWDHVGSAKLKDIIITRVESCLRQLQMDYVDIFYFHAVDEIAQVQNPAIKEAISTLKEQKKILFAGVTTHADMAEVMNEVARDGFYEVVEAMINFALSSDRKLFEAIKNAAASGVGIIAMKAFWGGIEKPSLENASWIKKYTAPVIASASLKWVMRNENITTNIPGFTNFEHLKQDFAVARDLEYTSEEKRFLDDQGARLGFDFCRQCRSCLASCPHDVEIPTLMRTYMYAAQYGNLLQARTTLDEIPPDNSIRNCLSCSTCLARCANDVKISRRIEFLKEIYC from the coding sequence ATGGGCGCCGATAAGATAAATCTGTCACGGAGAAATTTCTTTACTGCCGCTCTTGGCGCCGCCGGGTTGGCCGCTACCGGCCGGGCCAAGGACTATATCAGCAAAGAATACGATAAACCTGATTCGGCCGAAAAGCCGGTCATTTACCGCACTCTCGGCAGAACCGGTTTGAAAATCCCCATCATCAGCATGGGCGTCATGAACGCCGCTGTTCCCGAAGTAATGGCCGCCGCCTACGAAGAAGGGGTCCGGCTTTTCGACACCGCCGAATCGTACCAGATGGGACGCAATCAGGAGATGGTCAGACGGGTGGTGAAAACTCTCGGCATCCGGGACAAAGTGATAATCGGGACCAAAATCGAATTGCCGCGCGATTGGGATCACGTCGGCTCCGCAAAACTGAAAGATATAATAATTACGCGCGTCGAATCGTGCCTTCGTCAACTCCAGATGGATTATGTCGATATTTTTTATTTTCATGCCGTCGATGAAATCGCGCAGGTGCAAAACCCGGCGATCAAAGAAGCGATAAGCACCCTCAAAGAACAAAAGAAAATTCTCTTCGCCGGCGTCACCACCCATGCTGACATGGCCGAGGTGATGAACGAAGTGGCCCGCGACGGTTTCTATGAGGTCGTCGAGGCGATGATCAATTTCGCCCTGTCATCGGACAGGAAATTATTCGAGGCGATCAAGAACGCCGCCGCCTCCGGGGTCGGCATTATCGCCATGAAAGCGTTCTGGGGCGGAATAGAAAAGCCGAGTCTGGAAAATGCATCATGGATAAAGAAATATACCGCGCCTGTGATCGCTTCGGCCTCGCTGAAGTGGGTCATGAGAAACGAAAATATCACGACCAATATTCCCGGCTTCACCAATTTCGAACATCTGAAGCAGGATTTTGCCGTGGCCCGCGATCTGGAGTACACCTCCGAGGAAAAACGGTTCCTTGATGATCAGGGCGCCCGCCTCGGGTTCGATTTCTGCCGCCAATGCCGAAGTTGTCTGGCGTCCTGTCCGCATGATGTCGAAATTCCTACCCTGATGCGGACCTATATGTACGCCGCGCAATACGGTAACTTACTGCAGGCCCGCACCACGCTTGACGAAATCCCGCCCGATAATTCTATTCGCAACTGTCTCTCATGCAGTACCTGCCTTGCCCGATGCGCCAACGACGTCAAAATCTCCCGCCGGATAGAATTTCTGAAAGAAATCTATTGCTGA
- the kbl gene encoding glycine C-acetyltransferase (Evidence 2a : Function from experimental evidences in other organisms; PubMedId : 11318637, 3117785, 3287333; Product type e : enzyme) has protein sequence MSFPDAIRSIYQTELAGIKEAGIFKEERIICAPQNSEIEVEFPIGASKQKVINMCANNYLGLSSHPDVVDAARKGLDFRGYGMSSVRFICGTQDIHKELEQKLTTFLGTEDTILFPSCMDANAGVFEAVLTEQDVMIADRLVHASIVDGMRLCKAMTDTFKHSDMAHLEEKLQLHEKARVKLIITDGSFSMDGDLAKLDKIVELAEKYGALVFVDDSHASGFIGKTGRGTHEHCGVMGKIDIITTTLGKALGGASGGCVSGRRELVEMCRQKARPYLFSNTIPPVVVSGAIRVLDIISKTTERRDKLERNTIFWRKGLTEAGLIIKEGETPIVPVMLFNAKLSQDFARDLYAEGIYAVGFFFPVVPKGQARIRTQLSAAHEMHHLEKALAAFTKIGKKYDILHKTKQEIIDKYGM, from the coding sequence ATGTCATTTCCCGATGCCATTAGATCGATTTATCAGACCGAACTCGCCGGTATCAAAGAAGCCGGCATTTTCAAGGAGGAGCGGATCATCTGCGCTCCCCAGAATTCCGAAATTGAAGTGGAGTTCCCCATCGGCGCCTCCAAACAGAAAGTCATCAACATGTGCGCCAATAATTACCTGGGGCTCTCCTCGCATCCCGATGTCGTCGATGCCGCCCGCAAGGGACTCGACTTTCGCGGCTACGGGATGTCGTCGGTGCGCTTTATCTGCGGCACGCAGGATATTCATAAAGAACTGGAGCAGAAACTGACAACCTTTCTTGGCACCGAAGATACCATCCTTTTCCCGTCGTGCATGGATGCCAACGCCGGCGTTTTCGAAGCGGTACTGACCGAGCAGGACGTAATGATCGCCGACCGGCTGGTGCATGCTTCGATTGTCGACGGTATGCGGCTGTGCAAGGCGATGACCGACACTTTCAAGCACTCCGATATGGCCCATCTCGAGGAAAAACTTCAGTTGCACGAAAAAGCCCGGGTGAAACTGATTATTACCGACGGCTCTTTCTCGATGGACGGCGACCTGGCCAAGTTGGATAAAATTGTCGAACTGGCGGAAAAATATGGCGCGCTGGTGTTTGTCGATGACTCCCACGCCTCCGGCTTTATCGGCAAGACGGGAAGAGGCACCCACGAGCACTGCGGCGTGATGGGCAAAATCGATATTATCACCACCACTCTCGGCAAGGCGCTCGGCGGGGCCTCCGGCGGCTGTGTCTCCGGGCGGCGCGAGTTAGTTGAGATGTGCCGTCAGAAAGCCCGCCCGTACCTTTTCTCCAATACCATTCCGCCGGTGGTGGTTTCCGGCGCTATCCGGGTGCTCGATATTATCAGCAAAACCACCGAGCGGCGCGACAAACTGGAGAGAAACACCATCTTTTGGCGCAAGGGCCTGACCGAGGCCGGCCTGATTATCAAGGAAGGGGAGACCCCGATCGTACCGGTCATGCTCTTCAACGCCAAACTGTCGCAGGATTTCGCGCGGGACCTTTATGCCGAAGGGATCTATGCGGTCGGCTTCTTCTTCCCGGTCGTCCCTAAGGGCCAGGCCCGTATCCGCACGCAACTCTCGGCGGCGCACGAGATGCACCATCTGGAGAAAGCCCTGGCGGCCTTCACCAAAATCGGTAAGAAGTATGATATCCTGCATAAGACCAAACAGGAGATTATCGACAAGTACGGAATGTAG
- a CDS encoding putative Acyl carrier protein (Evidence 3 : Putative function from multiple computational evidences): MSELKTIILNYVKNEYLEEGDDREVNFDTPLISGGIVDSFSMVSLKRFLENKYNIQIPDAKASPEAFDTVNNIANLLKEFNVQ; the protein is encoded by the coding sequence ATGTCCGAACTTAAGACTATCATTTTAAATTATGTCAAGAACGAGTACCTCGAAGAGGGCGACGACCGCGAAGTTAATTTTGATACGCCGCTCATTTCCGGCGGCATCGTCGATTCCTTCTCGATGGTGTCCTTGAAGCGGTTTCTGGAGAATAAGTACAATATTCAGATTCCCGACGCCAAAGCGTCACCGGAAGCGTTCGATACCGTCAACAACATCGCCAATCTCTTAAAAGAATTTAACGTGCAGTAG
- the acsA gene encoding Acetyl-coenzyme A synthetase: protein MANMGPYEDVKNSFSWAISEKELGYHSGDILNIGEYCTDRICRMGKKDKLALIWEGFSGDVKKYTFNDMRLLTNSIAHFLKGLGLEPGERVCLFMDKVPELYFGFLGILKMGAIAQPLFSAFGSDSLLTRLEDAKTSAIITQKKHLQKVRNILPQMPYMKHIIVVDDDGSKPLKEREIAFHMDSVERIEHFDIYPSQAETPSVLHYTSGTTGKPKGAQHVHYSLIAQYITSKYVLDLRDDDIYWCTADPGWVTGTSYGIIGPWVNGMTQCVLDSGFKAESWYKFIAKYRITVWYSAPTAIRSLMKEGDEIVKKHDLSSLRHLCSVGEPLNAEAVIWSKKVFGLPFLDTYWQTETGCIVISNYPGMAVKPGSMGKPFPGIEATVLDLKTFGPIERPGIVGLIALKPGWPSMMRTYWNNEITYKSKFKNGWYICGDRSSIDEEGYYWFVGRDDDVINTGGHLVGPFEIESALLEHEAVAESAVVGKPDPVNMEVVKAFITLKPGFLASKDLDLAIMNFVRKRLSPLAMPQEIEFVDSLPKTRSGKIMRRVLRAKEWGEEIGDISTLENDM, encoded by the coding sequence GTGGCTAATATGGGACCATATGAGGATGTAAAGAATTCATTCAGTTGGGCTATATCGGAAAAGGAACTGGGATATCACAGCGGGGATATCCTCAATATCGGCGAATATTGCACCGACCGGATTTGCCGGATGGGGAAGAAGGATAAACTGGCCCTCATCTGGGAAGGGTTCAGCGGCGATGTCAAAAAATATACTTTCAACGATATGCGCCTACTGACCAACAGCATCGCCCATTTCCTGAAAGGATTGGGCCTTGAGCCGGGAGAGCGGGTTTGCCTTTTTATGGACAAAGTGCCGGAACTTTATTTCGGCTTCCTCGGCATATTGAAAATGGGCGCTATCGCCCAGCCGCTTTTTTCGGCTTTCGGCTCCGACTCTCTCCTGACGCGGCTGGAAGATGCCAAAACTTCCGCCATCATCACCCAGAAGAAGCATCTTCAGAAAGTGCGCAATATCCTGCCTCAGATGCCTTATATGAAGCATATTATTGTTGTCGATGACGACGGCTCCAAGCCGCTTAAGGAGCGGGAGATCGCTTTTCATATGGATAGTGTGGAAAGGATCGAGCATTTTGATATTTATCCTTCCCAAGCGGAGACCCCGTCGGTCCTGCATTATACTTCCGGCACCACCGGCAAGCCGAAAGGCGCTCAACATGTTCATTATTCCCTTATCGCGCAGTATATCACGTCCAAATATGTTCTCGATTTGCGCGACGACGACATCTACTGGTGCACCGCCGACCCCGGCTGGGTGACGGGAACCTCGTACGGTATCATCGGGCCGTGGGTCAACGGCATGACGCAGTGCGTCCTCGATAGCGGTTTCAAGGCGGAATCATGGTACAAATTCATCGCAAAATACCGGATCACCGTATGGTACTCTGCTCCGACCGCCATCCGCTCCCTCATGAAAGAAGGGGATGAAATCGTCAAAAAGCACGACCTTTCCTCCCTGCGGCATCTCTGCTCTGTCGGCGAACCGCTCAATGCCGAAGCGGTCATCTGGTCGAAAAAAGTATTCGGCTTGCCGTTTCTCGATACCTACTGGCAGACCGAAACAGGCTGCATTGTCATCTCCAATTATCCCGGCATGGCCGTCAAACCCGGCTCCATGGGCAAGCCGTTCCCCGGTATCGAAGCCACCGTTCTTGACCTCAAAACCTTTGGGCCGATCGAAAGACCCGGGATCGTCGGGCTGATTGCTTTGAAGCCGGGGTGGCCCTCGATGATGCGCACTTACTGGAACAATGAAATCACATACAAAAGCAAATTCAAAAACGGCTGGTATATCTGCGGGGATCGCTCCAGTATCGATGAGGAGGGGTATTACTGGTTTGTCGGTCGCGACGACGATGTCATCAATACCGGCGGCCATCTGGTCGGGCCGTTTGAAATCGAATCGGCCCTTTTGGAGCATGAAGCGGTGGCCGAATCGGCCGTGGTCGGCAAACCGGATCCGGTCAATATGGAGGTGGTCAAAGCGTTCATCACCCTTAAACCGGGATTCCTGGCCAGCAAGGATTTGGATCTGGCCATCATGAATTTTGTCCGCAAGCGGTTGTCGCCTCTGGCCATGCCGCAGGAAATAGAATTTGTCGATTCTCTGCCCAAGACCCGAAGCGGCAAAATCATGCGCCGCGTTCTCCGCGCCAAGGAATGGGGCGAGGAGATCGGCGATATTTCCACTCTCGAAAACGATATGTAA